The following proteins are encoded in a genomic region of Corylus avellana chromosome ca4, CavTom2PMs-1.0:
- the LOC132178762 gene encoding uncharacterized protein LOC132178762 isoform X1, giving the protein MRQKMENDDEEEAPLAVQIEESLEPYPHEQSNSRRPENEDICVGVTVITGYLGAGKSTLVNHILNSQHGKRIAVILNEFGEEIGVERAMINEGDGGALVEEWVELANGCICCNVKHSLVQALEQLVQRKEKLDHILLETTGLANPAPLASVLWLDDQLESAVRLDSIITVVDAKNLRFQLNERKVLSSFPEAFLQIAFADVVILNKVDLVSAEGCEGVLEELVKEIHNINSLASIIRSVRCQVDLPKLLNCRAYDATHATHLEALLEESRSLSTGDLHDSGVRTLCISEPRQVDLDKVRLWLEEILWDKKYGMEVYRCKGVLSIQNSDQLHTLQAVREIYEIVPSRKWKGEESQMNKIVFIGHNLNEDVLTDSFSNCTTS; this is encoded by the exons ATGCGACAGAAAATGGAAAACGACGACGAAGAAGAGGCGCCTCTCGCAGTTCAAATTGAAGAAAGCTTGGAACCCTACCCTCACGAACAATCCAATTCAAGGCGACCGGAAAACGAAGACATTTGCGTCGGGGTCACCGTCATCACAGGCTATCTCGGAGCTGGAAAATCCACT CTGGTGAATCACATACTGAATTCGCAACACGGGAAAAGGATAGCGGTGATCTTGAATGAGTTCGGTGAGGAAATTGGAGTAGAAAGAGCGATGATCAATGAAGGAGATGGCGGCGCGCTGGTTGAAGAATGGGTTGAACTAGCAAATGGTTGTATCTGTTGCAATGTCAAGCACAGTTTAGTCCAAGCGCTTGAGCAACTTGTACAGAGGAAGGAAAA ACTTGATCACATTTTACTGGAGACCACGGGGTTGGCGAACCCAGCTCCACTTGCATCTGTTCTTTGGTTGGATGATCAGCTGGAATCAGCGGTCAGGCTCGATTCGATTATCACC gttgTTGATGCCAAAAACCTTCGTTTTCAGCTCAATGAGCGAAAAGTGTTGTCTTCATTTCCTGAAGCCTTTCTTCAAATAGCATTTGcg gatGTTGTAATTCTCAACAAGGTTGATTTGGTTTCTGCTGAGGGCTGTGAAGGTGTTCTGGAGGAACTGGTGAAGGAGATTCATAACATTAACTCCCTTGCCAGCATCATCCGCTCTGTTCGGTGTCAAGTTGACTTGCCTAAGTTATTGAACTGTCGGGCCTATGATGCTaca CACGCCACTCATTTAGAAGCATTGTTGGAAGAAAGCCGTTCTCTATCTACTGGGGATCTTCATGATAGTGGTGTGAGAACCTTGTGCATTAGTGAGCCACGACAGGTTGATCTTGATAAG GTTCGTTTATGGCTTGAGGAGATTCTTTGGGATAAGAAATATGGTATGGAAGTGTATCGCTGCAAAGGAGTACTAAGCATTCAAAATTCTGATCAACTACATACTTTACAG GCCGTGAGGGAGATATATGAGATTGTTCCATCTCGCAAATGGAAAGGTGAGGAAAGTCAGATGAACAAGATAGTTTTCATAG GTCATAACCTGAATGAGGACGTTCTTACTGATTCCTTCAGCAATTGCACAACTTCGTGA
- the LOC132177699 gene encoding probable methyltransferase PMT5, translated as MRSSWFNKLSVIFGPRPPLSWLLLCLISLLALIAVLGSSSSNAFDSVTPTPVPDVYLNYRRLKEQTAVDYLELKSLSVGASRQRELGLCGKERENYVPCHNVSANLLVGFKDGEEFDRHCEVSRERERCLVRPPKDYKTPLKWPTGRDVIWSGNVKITKDQFLSSGSMTKRLMLLEENQIAFHSEDGLIFDGVKDYSRQIAEMIGLGSDSEFLQAGVHTVLDIGCGFGSFGAHLVSLKLMAVCIAAYEATGSQVQLALERGLPAMIGNFISRQLPYPSLSFDMVHCAQCGIVWDKKDGMFLIEVDRLLKPGGYFVLTSPTSKLQGSSVSMKKRNMLTPLEGLTQEICWSLLAQQDETFVWQKTVDTDCYASRKQGTIPLCKEGHDAQSYYQPLVSCVSGTSSKRWNPIQNRSSGSQLSSAELEVHGVLPEDFFDDLQFWRSALKNYWSLLTPLIFSDHPKRPGDEDPLPPYNMIRNVMDMSAHYGSLNAAFLEEKKSVWVMNVVPVRAPNTLPLILDQGFAGALHDW; from the exons ATGAGAAGCTCTTGGTTCAATAAACTATCTGTCATTTTTGGCCCTAGACCGCCACTCAGCTGGTTACTGTTGTGCCTCATTAGCTTGCTCGCACTAATTGCAGTTTTAGGGTCGTCTTCCTCAAATGCCTTTGACTCTGTAACTCCCACTCCAGTGCCTGACGTTTATTTGAATTACAGAAGGTTAAAGGAGCAAACAGCAGTTGATTATTTGGAGCTAAAGTCCCTCTCAGTTGGAGCTAGTCGGCAAAGAGAGCTTGGCCTTTGTGGCAAAGAACGAGAAAATTATGTCCCTTGTCACAATGTTTCAGCAAATTTGTTAGTAGGGTTTAAAGATGGGGAGGAGTTTGATCGGCATTGTGAAGTTTCTAGAGAACGGGAGCGGTGTTTGGTTCGCCCTCCTAAGGACTATAAGACCCCCCTAAAGTGGCCCACTGGCAGGGATGTGATATGGAGTGGAAATGTGAAGATAACCAAAGACCAATTTCTTTCGTCTGGAAGCATGACCAAAAG GTTGATGTTACTGGAAGAGAATCAAATAGCTTTCCACTCTGAGGATGGGTTGATCTTTGATGGTGTTAAAGACTACTCTCGCCAAATTGCGGAGATGATAGGGTTAGGAAGTGATTCTGAATTTCTTCAAGCTGGA GTGCATACTGTACTAGATATTGGTTGTGGATTTGGTAGCTTCGGAGCTCATTTAGTCTCATTGAAGTTAATGGCTGTTTGTATTGCGGCTTATGAGGCAACTGGCAGCCAAGTCCAGTTGGCCCTTGAGAGAGGTCTTCCGGCAATGATAGGGAACTTCATTTCAAGACAGCTTCCATATCCATCATTGTCATTTGACATGGTTCATTGTGCACAGTGTGGTATTGTTTGGGACAAAAAAG ATGGGATGTTCCTTATAGAAGTTGACCGGTTACTCAAGCCTGGAGGTTACTTTGTGTTAACCTCACCCACAAGCAAGCTACAAGGGAGTTCAGTGAGTATGAAGAAGAGAAACATGTTAACACCATTGGAAGGATTGACCCAGGAAATCTGTTGGAGTCTTCTAGCTCAGcaagatgaaacttttgtctGGCAGAAAACTGTGGATACTGATTGCTATGCATCTCG CAAGCAGGGTACTATACCACTGTGTAAAGAAGGGCATGATGCTCAATCATATTATCAGCCCCTTGTATCGTGTGTAAGTGGGACCTCTAGCAAACGCTGGAATCCAATCCAGAACAGATCCTCTGGTTCCCAGTTGAGCTCAGCTGAGCTTGAAGTTCATGG GGTTCTGCCTGAAGATTTCTTTGACGACTTGCAGTTTTGGCGATCTGCTCTGAAAAACTATTGGTCTTTGCTTACACCCTTAATTTTCTCTGACCACCCAAAGAGGCCTGGTGATGAGGACCCATTACCACCATATAACATGATACGAAATGTGATGGACATGAGTGCTCATTATGGGTCTTTAAATGCTGCATTTTTGGAGGAGAAAAAATCAGTATGGGTAATGAATGTTGTGCCTGTCAGAGCTCCTAATACACTTCCTCTTATACTTGATCAAGGCTTCGCTGGTGCTCTGCATGATTGGTAA
- the LOC132177085 gene encoding beta-glucosidase 40 isoform X1, producing MVRRGIALVALVVAVVCKIQMCFSDISRASFPKGFVFGTASSAFQYEGAVKEDGRGPTVWDTFSHSFGKISDFSNADVAVDHYHRYNEDIQLMKDMGMDAYRFSIAWSRIFPNGSGEINQAGVDHYNNLINALLAKEIEPYVTLYHWDLPQVLEDKYNGWLSPQIINDFATYAETCFEKFGDRVKNWITFNEPHTFAVQGYDVGLQAPGRCSILLHLFCRAGNSAREPYIVAHNVLLSHATVTDIYRKKYKSKQRGSVGISFDVIWFEPATNSTEDIEAAQRAQDFQLGWFIEPLILGDYPKSMRSRVGSRLPEFSKPEAAILKGSLDFVGINYYTTFYARHNSSSTIDVLLNDSIADSGAITLPFKDGKAIGDKANSIWLYIVPQGIRSLMNYIKQKYGNPLVLITENGMDDANSQLISIKNALKDEKRIKYHNDHLINLLAAIKEDGCNVRGYFVWSLLDNWEWASGYTSRFGLYFVDYNDKLKRYPKDSVHWFKNLLTSN from the exons ATGGTGAGAAGAGGCATTGCTTTGGTAGCACTGGTTGTGGCGGTGGTTTGTAAGATCCAGATGTGTTTTTCAGATATTAGCAGAGCAAGCTTTCCCAAGGGTTTTGTTTTTGGCACCGCTTCTTCTGCTTTCCAG TATGAAGGAGCAGTGAAAGAGGATGGGAGGGGACCGACTGTTTGGGACACCTTTTCACATTCTTTTG GAAAAATATCCGATTTCAGTAATGCAGATGTTGCTGTGGATCATTACCACCGTTATAAT GAAGATATACAGCTTATGAAAGACATGGGAATGGATGCCTATAGGTTTTCAATTGCTTGGTCTCGGATTTTCCCTA ATGGAAGTGGTGAAATCAATCAGGCAGGAGTTGATCATTACAATAACCTCATCAATGCTTTACTAGCCAAAG AAATTGAACCATATGTGACCCTCTACCATTGGGACCTTCCTCAAGTCCTAGAAGACAAATACAATGGATGGTTAAGCCCCCAAATCAT AAACGACTTTGCAACATATGCGGAGACATGCTTTGAGAAATTTGGTGACAGGGTGAAGAACTGGATCACATTCAATGAGCCACATACATTTGCTGTCCAAGGATATGACGTGGGTCTCCAAGCACCGGGTCGGTGCTCCATCTTACTTCACCTCTTCTGTCGGGCGGGAAACTCTGCAAGAGAGCCTTACATTGTTGCTCATAATGTTCTTCTTTCTCATGCAACTGTGACAGATATATACAGAAAGAAGTACAAG TCAAAGCAGCGTGGATCAGTTGGGATCTCGTTTGATGTCATTTGGTTTGAACCAGCAACAAACTCCACAGAAGACATTGAAGCAGCTCAAAGAGCTCAAGATTTCCAGCTTGGCTG GTTTATTGAGCCTTTGATCTTGGGGGATTATCCAAAGTCGATGAGAAGTAGAGTAGGAAGCAGGCTTCCAGAATTTTCTAAACCTGAGGCTGCTATTCTCAAGGGTTCTTTGGATTTTGTTGGCATTAATTACTACACTACGTTTTATGCAAGACATAATTCAAGTAGTACAATTGATGTACTACTTAACGACTCCATTGCAGACTCCGGTGCCATTACCCTTC CTTTCAAAGATGGAAAAGCAATTGGAGACAAG GCAAATTCTATATGGTTGTACATAGTACCTCAGGGGATCAGAAGCTTAATGAATTACATCAAGCAAAAGTATGGGAACCCTCTGGTTCTCATCACTGAAAATG GGATGGATGATGCAAACAGTCAACTGATCTCCATCAAAAATGCTCTAAAGGATGAGAAAAGGATcaaatatcacaatgaccaTCTAATTAACTTGCTGGCTGCAATCAA GGAAGATGGGTGCAATGTGAGAGGGTATTTTGTATGGTCTTTATTGGATAATTGGGAGTGGGCATCTGGATACACTTCAAGATTTGGTCTCTATTTTGTTGACTATAATGACAAGCTCAAGAGATACCCTAAGGACTCTGTTCACTGGTTTAAAAACTTGTTGACTTCTAAttaa
- the LOC132178762 gene encoding uncharacterized protein LOC132178762 isoform X2, with translation MRQKMENDDEEEAPLAVQIEESLEPYPHEQSNSRRPENEDICVGVTVITGYLGAGKSTLVNHILNSQHGKRIAVILNEFGEEIGVERAMINEGDGGALVEEWVELANGCICCNVKHSLVQALEQLVQRKEKLDHILLETTGLANPAPLASVLWLDDQLESAVRLDSIITDVVILNKVDLVSAEGCEGVLEELVKEIHNINSLASIIRSVRCQVDLPKLLNCRAYDATHATHLEALLEESRSLSTGDLHDSGVRTLCISEPRQVDLDKVRLWLEEILWDKKYGMEVYRCKGVLSIQNSDQLHTLQAVREIYEIVPSRKWKGEESQMNKIVFIGHNLNEDVLTDSFSNCTTS, from the exons ATGCGACAGAAAATGGAAAACGACGACGAAGAAGAGGCGCCTCTCGCAGTTCAAATTGAAGAAAGCTTGGAACCCTACCCTCACGAACAATCCAATTCAAGGCGACCGGAAAACGAAGACATTTGCGTCGGGGTCACCGTCATCACAGGCTATCTCGGAGCTGGAAAATCCACT CTGGTGAATCACATACTGAATTCGCAACACGGGAAAAGGATAGCGGTGATCTTGAATGAGTTCGGTGAGGAAATTGGAGTAGAAAGAGCGATGATCAATGAAGGAGATGGCGGCGCGCTGGTTGAAGAATGGGTTGAACTAGCAAATGGTTGTATCTGTTGCAATGTCAAGCACAGTTTAGTCCAAGCGCTTGAGCAACTTGTACAGAGGAAGGAAAA ACTTGATCACATTTTACTGGAGACCACGGGGTTGGCGAACCCAGCTCCACTTGCATCTGTTCTTTGGTTGGATGATCAGCTGGAATCAGCGGTCAGGCTCGATTCGATTATCACC gatGTTGTAATTCTCAACAAGGTTGATTTGGTTTCTGCTGAGGGCTGTGAAGGTGTTCTGGAGGAACTGGTGAAGGAGATTCATAACATTAACTCCCTTGCCAGCATCATCCGCTCTGTTCGGTGTCAAGTTGACTTGCCTAAGTTATTGAACTGTCGGGCCTATGATGCTaca CACGCCACTCATTTAGAAGCATTGTTGGAAGAAAGCCGTTCTCTATCTACTGGGGATCTTCATGATAGTGGTGTGAGAACCTTGTGCATTAGTGAGCCACGACAGGTTGATCTTGATAAG GTTCGTTTATGGCTTGAGGAGATTCTTTGGGATAAGAAATATGGTATGGAAGTGTATCGCTGCAAAGGAGTACTAAGCATTCAAAATTCTGATCAACTACATACTTTACAG GCCGTGAGGGAGATATATGAGATTGTTCCATCTCGCAAATGGAAAGGTGAGGAAAGTCAGATGAACAAGATAGTTTTCATAG GTCATAACCTGAATGAGGACGTTCTTACTGATTCCTTCAGCAATTGCACAACTTCGTGA
- the LOC132179006 gene encoding protein KTI12 homolog, protein MALVVICGQPCSGKSTAALFLAEALKESESKQTVRIIDETSLHLDRNQSYANMTAEKNLRGVLRSEVDRSVSKDNIIIVDSLNSIKGYRYELWCLARAAGIRYCVLYCDIEETNCRKWNEERRDKGEAAYDDVIFEDLVRRFEKPERRNRWDSPLFELWPHKDGIDKSCAAILDAVSYLTKKVDSKTQDVKILQPTIATQSVRFSEANSLYELDRATQEVINAILEAQSQALGGPLNGVSLGQEFPTFNISRSVGLPELRRLRRTFIKLTGQTSLSGRPPPSDADSAKRMFVDYLNRELGTA, encoded by the coding sequence atggCATTGGTGGTCATCTGTGGGCAGCCATGCAGTGGGAAGTCCACAGCTGCCCTCTTCCTAGCTGAAGCTCTCAAAGAATCAGAATCAAAGCAAACTGTCAGGATTATTGATGAAACTTCCCTTCATCTTGATCGCAATCAGAGCTACGCCAACATGACTGCAGAGAAGAATTTAAGAGGAGTGCTTAGGTCTGAAGTTGATAGATCTGTGTCAAAAGATAATATCATAATAGTAGATTCTTTAAATAGCATAAAGGGTTACAGGTATGAGTTGTGGTGTTTGGCTCGTGCTGCTGGAATAAGATACTGTGTGCTATATTGTGACATCGAAGAAACCAACTGTAGAAAATGGAACGAAGAACGAAGGGACAAGGGAGAAGCTGCTTACGATGATGTGATATTTGAAGATTTGGTAAGAAGGTTCGAGAAACCGGAAAGAAGAAATCGATGGGATTCCCCTTTGTTTGAGTTATGGCCACATAAGGATGGAATAGACAAATCTTGTGCTGCTATTTTAGATGCTGTTTCATATTTGACGAAGAAGGTGGACTCAAAAACGCAGGATGTAAAAATTTTACAGCCAACAATCGCAACACAAAGTGTACGGTTTTCAGAGGCAAATTCTCTATATGAGTTGGATAGAGCAACGCAGGAAGTGATTAATGCCATTCTGGAAGCACAATCTCAGGCACTTGGAGGGCCTCTAAATGGGGTTTCTCTGGGCCAGGAATTCCCAACTTTCAATATTTCAAGATCAGTTGGGCTGCCGGAGCTACGCAGGCTGCGGAGaacttttattaaattgaccGGACAGACGAGTTTAAGTGGGCGACCACCGCCATCTGATGCAGACAGTGCCAAGAGGATGTTTGTGGACTACCTTAACAGGGAACTGGGAACTGCTTGA
- the LOC132178969 gene encoding uncharacterized protein LOC132178969 isoform X2 — translation MRQKMENDDEEEAPLAVQIEESLEPYPHEQSNSRRPENEDICVGVTVITGYLGAGKSTLVNHILNSQHGKRIAVILNEFGEEIGVERAMINEGDGGALVEEWVELANGCICCNVKHSLVQALEQLVQRKEKLDHILLETTGLANPAPLASVLWLDDQLESAVRLDSIITDVVILNKVDLVSAEGCEGVLEELVKEIHNINSLASIIRSVRCQVDLPKLLNCRAYDATHATHLEALLEESRSLSTGDLHDSGVRTLCISEPRQVDLDKVRLWLEEILWDKKYGMEVYRCKGVLSIQNSDQLHTLQAVREIYEIVPSRKWKGEESQMNKIVFIGHNLNEDVLTDSFSNCATS, via the exons ATGCGACAGAAAATGGAAAACGACGACGAAGAAGAGGCGCCTCTCGCAGTTCAAATTGAAGAAAGCTTGGAACCCTACCCTCACGAACAATCCAATTCAAGGCGACCGGAAAACGAAGACATTTGCGTCGGGGTCACCGTCATCACAGGCTATCTCGGAGCTGGAAAATCCACT CTGGTGAATCACATACTGAATTCGCAACACGGGAAAAGGATAGCGGTGATCTTGAATGAGTTCGGTGAGGAAATTGGAGTAGAAAGAGCGATGATCAATGAAGGAGATGGCGGCGCGCTGGTTGAAGAATGGGTTGAACTAGCAAATGGTTGTATCTGTTGCAATGTCAAGCACAGTTTAGTCCAAGCGCTTGAGCAACTTGTACAGAGGAAGGAAAA ACTTGATCACATTTTACTGGAGACCACGGGGTTGGCGAACCCAGCTCCACTTGCATCTGTTCTTTGGTTGGATGATCAGCTGGAATCAGCGGTCAGGCTCGATTCGATTATCACC gatGTTGTAATTCTCAACAAGGTTGATTTGGTTTCTGCTGAGGGCTGTGAAGGTGTTCTGGAGGAACTGGTGAAGGAGATTCATAACATTAACTCCCTTGCCAGCATCATCCGCTCTGTTCGGTGTCAAGTTGACTTGCCTAAGTTATTGAACTGTCGGGCCTATGATGCTaca CACGCCACTCATTTAGAAGCATTGTTGGAAGAAAGCCGTTCTCTATCTACTGGGGATCTTCATGATAGTGGTGTGAGAACCTTGTGCATTAGTGAGCCACGACAGGTTGATCTTGATAAG GTTCGTTTATGGCTTGAGGAGATTCTTTGGGATAAGAAATATGGTATGGAAGTGTATCGCTGCAAAGGAGTACTAAGCATTCAAAATTCTGATCAACTACATACTTTACAG GCCGTGAGGGAGATATATGAGATTGTTCCATCTCGCAAATGGAAAGGTGAGGAAAGTCAGATGAACAAGATAGTTTTCATAG GTCATAACCTGAATGAGGACGTTCTTACTGATTCCTTCAGCAATTGCGCAACTTCGTGA
- the LOC132177085 gene encoding beta-glucosidase 40 isoform X2, with the protein MKDMGMDAYRFSIAWSRIFPNGSGEINQAGVDHYNNLINALLAKEIEPYVTLYHWDLPQVLEDKYNGWLSPQIINDFATYAETCFEKFGDRVKNWITFNEPHTFAVQGYDVGLQAPGRCSILLHLFCRAGNSAREPYIVAHNVLLSHATVTDIYRKKYKSKQRGSVGISFDVIWFEPATNSTEDIEAAQRAQDFQLGWFIEPLILGDYPKSMRSRVGSRLPEFSKPEAAILKGSLDFVGINYYTTFYARHNSSSTIDVLLNDSIADSGAITLPFKDGKAIGDKANSIWLYIVPQGIRSLMNYIKQKYGNPLVLITENGMDDANSQLISIKNALKDEKRIKYHNDHLINLLAAIKEDGCNVRGYFVWSLLDNWEWASGYTSRFGLYFVDYNDKLKRYPKDSVHWFKNLLTSN; encoded by the exons ATGAAAGACATGGGAATGGATGCCTATAGGTTTTCAATTGCTTGGTCTCGGATTTTCCCTA ATGGAAGTGGTGAAATCAATCAGGCAGGAGTTGATCATTACAATAACCTCATCAATGCTTTACTAGCCAAAG AAATTGAACCATATGTGACCCTCTACCATTGGGACCTTCCTCAAGTCCTAGAAGACAAATACAATGGATGGTTAAGCCCCCAAATCAT AAACGACTTTGCAACATATGCGGAGACATGCTTTGAGAAATTTGGTGACAGGGTGAAGAACTGGATCACATTCAATGAGCCACATACATTTGCTGTCCAAGGATATGACGTGGGTCTCCAAGCACCGGGTCGGTGCTCCATCTTACTTCACCTCTTCTGTCGGGCGGGAAACTCTGCAAGAGAGCCTTACATTGTTGCTCATAATGTTCTTCTTTCTCATGCAACTGTGACAGATATATACAGAAAGAAGTACAAG TCAAAGCAGCGTGGATCAGTTGGGATCTCGTTTGATGTCATTTGGTTTGAACCAGCAACAAACTCCACAGAAGACATTGAAGCAGCTCAAAGAGCTCAAGATTTCCAGCTTGGCTG GTTTATTGAGCCTTTGATCTTGGGGGATTATCCAAAGTCGATGAGAAGTAGAGTAGGAAGCAGGCTTCCAGAATTTTCTAAACCTGAGGCTGCTATTCTCAAGGGTTCTTTGGATTTTGTTGGCATTAATTACTACACTACGTTTTATGCAAGACATAATTCAAGTAGTACAATTGATGTACTACTTAACGACTCCATTGCAGACTCCGGTGCCATTACCCTTC CTTTCAAAGATGGAAAAGCAATTGGAGACAAG GCAAATTCTATATGGTTGTACATAGTACCTCAGGGGATCAGAAGCTTAATGAATTACATCAAGCAAAAGTATGGGAACCCTCTGGTTCTCATCACTGAAAATG GGATGGATGATGCAAACAGTCAACTGATCTCCATCAAAAATGCTCTAAAGGATGAGAAAAGGATcaaatatcacaatgaccaTCTAATTAACTTGCTGGCTGCAATCAA GGAAGATGGGTGCAATGTGAGAGGGTATTTTGTATGGTCTTTATTGGATAATTGGGAGTGGGCATCTGGATACACTTCAAGATTTGGTCTCTATTTTGTTGACTATAATGACAAGCTCAAGAGATACCCTAAGGACTCTGTTCACTGGTTTAAAAACTTGTTGACTTCTAAttaa
- the LOC132178969 gene encoding uncharacterized protein LOC132178969 isoform X1 has protein sequence MRQKMENDDEEEAPLAVQIEESLEPYPHEQSNSRRPENEDICVGVTVITGYLGAGKSTLVNHILNSQHGKRIAVILNEFGEEIGVERAMINEGDGGALVEEWVELANGCICCNVKHSLVQALEQLVQRKEKLDHILLETTGLANPAPLASVLWLDDQLESAVRLDSIITVVDAKNLRFQLNERKVLSSFPEAFLQIAFADVVILNKVDLVSAEGCEGVLEELVKEIHNINSLASIIRSVRCQVDLPKLLNCRAYDATHATHLEALLEESRSLSTGDLHDSGVRTLCISEPRQVDLDKVRLWLEEILWDKKYGMEVYRCKGVLSIQNSDQLHTLQAVREIYEIVPSRKWKGEESQMNKIVFIGHNLNEDVLTDSFSNCATS, from the exons ATGCGACAGAAAATGGAAAACGACGACGAAGAAGAGGCGCCTCTCGCAGTTCAAATTGAAGAAAGCTTGGAACCCTACCCTCACGAACAATCCAATTCAAGGCGACCGGAAAACGAAGACATTTGCGTCGGGGTCACCGTCATCACAGGCTATCTCGGAGCTGGAAAATCCACT CTGGTGAATCACATACTGAATTCGCAACACGGGAAAAGGATAGCGGTGATCTTGAATGAGTTCGGTGAGGAAATTGGAGTAGAAAGAGCGATGATCAATGAAGGAGATGGCGGCGCGCTGGTTGAAGAATGGGTTGAACTAGCAAATGGTTGTATCTGTTGCAATGTCAAGCACAGTTTAGTCCAAGCGCTTGAGCAACTTGTACAGAGGAAGGAAAA ACTTGATCACATTTTACTGGAGACCACGGGGTTGGCGAACCCAGCTCCACTTGCATCTGTTCTTTGGTTGGATGATCAGCTGGAATCAGCGGTCAGGCTCGATTCGATTATCACC gttgTTGATGCCAAAAACCTTCGTTTTCAGCTCAATGAGCGAAAAGTGTTGTCTTCATTTCCTGAAGCCTTTCTTCAAATAGCATTTGcg gatGTTGTAATTCTCAACAAGGTTGATTTGGTTTCTGCTGAGGGCTGTGAAGGTGTTCTGGAGGAACTGGTGAAGGAGATTCATAACATTAACTCCCTTGCCAGCATCATCCGCTCTGTTCGGTGTCAAGTTGACTTGCCTAAGTTATTGAACTGTCGGGCCTATGATGCTaca CACGCCACTCATTTAGAAGCATTGTTGGAAGAAAGCCGTTCTCTATCTACTGGGGATCTTCATGATAGTGGTGTGAGAACCTTGTGCATTAGTGAGCCACGACAGGTTGATCTTGATAAG GTTCGTTTATGGCTTGAGGAGATTCTTTGGGATAAGAAATATGGTATGGAAGTGTATCGCTGCAAAGGAGTACTAAGCATTCAAAATTCTGATCAACTACATACTTTACAG GCCGTGAGGGAGATATATGAGATTGTTCCATCTCGCAAATGGAAAGGTGAGGAAAGTCAGATGAACAAGATAGTTTTCATAG GTCATAACCTGAATGAGGACGTTCTTACTGATTCCTTCAGCAATTGCGCAACTTCGTGA
- the LOC132178510 gene encoding protein KTI12 homolog gives MALVVICGQPCSGKSTAALFLAEVLKESESKQTVRIIDETSLHLDRNQSYANMTAEKNLRGVLRSEVDRSVSKDNIIIVDSLNSIKGYRYELWCLARAAGIRYCVLYCDIEETNCRKWNEERRDKGEAAYDDVIFEDLVRRFEKPERRNRWDSPLFELWPHKDGIDKSCAAILDAVSYLTKKVDSKTQDVKILQPTIATQSVRFSEANSLYELDRATQEVINAIVEAQSQALGGPLNGVSLGQEFPTFNISRSVGLPELRRLRRTFIKLTGQTSLSGRPPPSDADSAKRMFVDYLNRELGTA, from the coding sequence atggCATTGGTGGTCATCTGTGGGCAGCCATGCAGTGGGAAGTCCACAGCTGCCCTCTTCCTAGCTGAAGTTCTCAAAGAATCAGAATCAAAGCAAACTGTCAGGATTATTGATGAAACTTCCCTTCATCTTGATCGCAATCAGAGCTATGCCAACATGACTGCAGAGAAGAATTTAAGAGGAGTGCTTAGGTCTGAAGTTGATAGATCTGTGTCAAAAGATAATATCATAATAGTAGATTCTTTAAATAGCATAAAGGGTTACAGGTATGAGTTGTGGTGTTTGGCTCGTGCTGCTGGAATAAGATACTGTGTGCTATATTGTGACATCGAAGAAACCAACTGTAGAAAATGGAACGAAGAACGAAGGGACAAGGGAGAAGCTGCTTACGATGATGTGATATTTGAAGATTTGGTAAGAAGGTTCGAGAAACCGGAAAGAAGAAATCGATGGGATTCCCCTTTGTTTGAGTTATGGCCACATAAGGATGGAATAGACAAATCTTGTGCTGCTATTTTAGATGCTGTTTCATATTTGACGAAGAAGGTGGACTCAAAAACGCAGGATGTAAAAATTTTACAGCCAACAATCGCAACACAAAGTGTACGGTTTTCAGAGGCAAATTCTCTATATGAGTTGGATAGAGCAACGCAGGAAGTGATTAATGCCATTGTGGAAGCACAATCTCAGGCACTTGGAGGGCCTCTAAATGGGGTTTCTCTGGGCCAGGAATTCCCAACTTTCAATATTTCAAGATCAGTTGGGCTGCCGGAGCTACGCAGGCTGCGGAGaacttttattaaattgaccGGACAGACGAGTTTAAGTGGGCGACCACCGCCATCTGATGCAGACAGTGCCAAGAGGATGTTTGTGGACTACCTTAACAGGGAACTGGGAACTGCTTGA